From the Candidatus Bathyarchaeota archaeon genome, one window contains:
- a CDS encoding cobalt ABC transporter permease translates to MKQKYFSVSEVCFLSLMAAMVYVLKTFFKTPMRVPGHNALLWVIPFIISIGLLRKFGSGTYIGVLSGLLIGSIGMSDEGLIKVVEYVVMGATMDIMAIFFKGHLSNMFVGFLLGAFGSFAKMLVNYYTSVLIGSSANLILAGIGVAGVSHLVFGGAGGIIAAIILSRVKVIHFPGRAEKPKNNAKDKPPPQLCKLP, encoded by the coding sequence GTGAAGCAAAAATACTTCTCGGTATCCGAAGTTTGCTTCTTATCTCTCATGGCTGCAATGGTCTACGTTCTCAAGACGTTCTTCAAAACTCCCATGCGCGTGCCCGGACATAACGCCCTTTTATGGGTCATTCCCTTCATCATCAGCATTGGGCTCCTTCGCAAGTTCGGTTCAGGCACCTACATCGGCGTTCTTTCAGGTCTGCTCATAGGTTCCATTGGCATGAGCGATGAGGGACTAATCAAAGTCGTTGAATACGTAGTGATGGGAGCCACCATGGACATCATGGCAATTTTCTTCAAAGGACACCTAAGCAACATGTTCGTTGGCTTCTTGCTGGGCGCCTTTGGCAGCTTCGCAAAAATGCTTGTAAACTACTACACCTCCGTCCTAATCGGCTCTAGCGCTAACCTAATCTTAGCAGGCATAGGCGTTGCAGGAGTATCCCACTTAGTTTTCGGAGGCGCAGGCGGCATAATCGCTGCAATTATCCTAAGCCGCGTAAAAGTCATACACTTCCCTGGCAGAGCAGAAAAACCCAAAAACAACGCCAAAGACAAACCGCCGCCTCAGCTTTGCAAACTCCCATAA
- a CDS encoding PAS domain S-box protein: MPKTPKITEPEFNELLLSVIDDVLSTLGEKSKHAIYQCMEKNFNIKQHEIPDRLDDFAHGLEEVFGIGSKPLEVMFMQKLYSKIQSDFGPIKPEDFTFLNYVGQIKKTVCVNKEALLAKLTQTEDCLTENNFNLLLNLIADPTVIIDEQGKFICMNTAYERVIGSADGWIGRSFFDLPNLPEDSKKLLGQNFKKRNTGQKVEPYEVDIADHLGVIRQFEINAKKISYAERNAILVICREVTHRRKAEEQLKEYTEKLEDLVAKKASQIKENEEKLQSILDSSPDAIVVTDSKAVIKDCNMATVNLFGYSSKAELIGKASLDFVHFDEHKSAVSLWEIILARGKASNVRYTLMDKDGKNMHCEISVSSIKYPSSVSEDFVVTIKDITDEVKHQHALAESEEKFRGIVENSADVVMVSNSENVIEYLSPSSYNVLGYKPEELVGTSPSIFYPEDVELINKNISSALSGKKGADLEYRILDSTGKIRWISHSWSPILENGKVKSVLSILRGITEKKKLEEDLRTSEEMFRAISTSALDAILLLDAEGQVIYWNPAAEKIFGYNEKEAMGRCWSKIINPSNTCKDPRDILNQLVSNASTEKHLQIDALRKDGAEFPIELSMNTLTANNQPCFLTIVRDISERKKLEMGLKQERDLLETVTENIGAGLAIIDKNYRVTWTNRFFKHMHPNLKKKFCFSIFNNRTSVCPNCGVKKVFEGAPFDTHEVSSVAPNGKRFWTELIVTPIKDADGNVVSALELAVNATERKLLENKLAEYSQKLEQIVAQRTLQLKKAQEQLVKSERLAAIGELAGMIGHDLRNPLTSIKGATYYLNTKHGKHLDAASQEMMRTIEKSIEYSNKIVNDLLDYSKELNVELTQTTSKQLLQTAVNLLKIPPDINVIDKTHETPAFKADVNKLVRVFINLIKNAFDAMPSGGALTVTSRESKSKVTISFKDTGEGMTPATLSKLWTPLFTTKAKGMGFGLAICKRIVESHGGKITVTSKVGKGTTFTMTLPIKPKLVAESKPETVSLSIANMDNTMVQHT, from the coding sequence ATGCCAAAAACTCCAAAAATCACTGAACCAGAATTTAACGAACTCTTACTCTCAGTCATTGACGACGTCTTATCCACGTTAGGTGAAAAATCAAAACACGCTATCTACCAATGCATGGAGAAAAATTTTAACATAAAACAGCACGAGATTCCAGACCGCTTGGACGATTTTGCGCATGGACTAGAAGAAGTTTTCGGGATCGGCTCCAAACCCCTTGAAGTAATGTTCATGCAAAAGCTCTACTCGAAAATTCAAAGCGACTTTGGACCCATAAAACCCGAAGACTTCACTTTCCTAAACTACGTGGGTCAAATCAAGAAAACCGTTTGCGTCAACAAAGAAGCGCTTCTTGCAAAACTTACACAAACCGAGGATTGTTTAACAGAAAACAACTTCAATTTGCTTCTTAACCTGATTGCTGACCCCACAGTGATAATTGATGAACAGGGCAAATTTATTTGTATGAACACTGCGTACGAACGTGTTATCGGTTCTGCAGACGGCTGGATAGGCAGGTCCTTTTTTGATTTACCCAATTTACCCGAGGACAGCAAAAAACTGCTTGGTCAGAACTTCAAGAAAAGAAATACCGGTCAAAAGGTGGAACCTTACGAAGTTGACATCGCTGACCATTTAGGCGTGATTCGCCAGTTCGAGATTAACGCGAAAAAAATCAGTTATGCTGAGAGGAACGCTATTCTAGTTATTTGCCGCGAGGTAACTCACCGAAGAAAAGCCGAGGAGCAGCTAAAAGAGTACACTGAAAAACTTGAGGATTTGGTTGCGAAAAAAGCCAGCCAAATTAAAGAGAACGAAGAGAAACTGCAAAGCATCCTTGATTCTTCCCCTGACGCCATCGTGGTAACTGACTCCAAAGCTGTCATCAAAGACTGCAACATGGCAACCGTCAACCTGTTTGGTTACTCCTCCAAAGCCGAACTCATCGGCAAAGCCAGTTTGGATTTTGTGCATTTTGATGAACATAAATCTGCGGTTTCGTTGTGGGAGATAATTCTTGCTCGGGGCAAAGCCAGCAACGTTCGTTACACTTTGATGGATAAAGACGGCAAAAATATGCATTGTGAAATTTCTGTTAGCTCCATCAAGTATCCTTCTTCGGTTTCTGAAGATTTTGTTGTAACTATCAAGGATATTACTGATGAGGTTAAGCATCAACACGCTTTAGCTGAAAGTGAAGAGAAATTCCGAGGCATCGTTGAAAACTCTGCTGACGTTGTCATGGTGTCTAATTCAGAAAACGTCATTGAATACCTGAGTCCCTCCAGCTATAACGTGTTAGGTTACAAACCCGAAGAACTCGTTGGTACTTCACCTTCCATATTCTACCCTGAAGACGTAGAATTAATTAACAAAAACATTTCCAGCGCCTTATCTGGCAAAAAAGGCGCCGACCTAGAATACCGCATATTAGACTCAACTGGGAAAATACGCTGGATTTCTCATTCTTGGTCACCCATATTGGAAAACGGCAAGGTCAAGTCTGTTCTGAGTATTTTGCGTGGCATCACTGAGAAAAAGAAGCTTGAGGAAGATTTGAGGACAAGCGAGGAAATGTTCCGAGCCATAAGCACCAGCGCGCTAGACGCTATACTGTTGCTGGATGCTGAAGGCCAAGTTATCTACTGGAACCCCGCAGCCGAAAAAATCTTTGGCTACAACGAAAAAGAAGCCATGGGGCGGTGCTGGTCAAAAATAATTAACCCTTCCAACACCTGCAAAGACCCCCGCGACATTTTGAACCAACTGGTTTCCAATGCTTCAACTGAAAAACATTTACAAATTGACGCTCTACGCAAAGACGGCGCCGAATTCCCCATAGAATTATCCATGAACACTCTAACAGCAAATAACCAACCCTGCTTCCTAACAATCGTCCGCGACATATCCGAAAGAAAGAAACTAGAAATGGGTCTCAAACAGGAACGCGACCTACTAGAAACTGTAACTGAAAACATAGGCGCAGGGCTTGCTATCATAGACAAGAACTACCGTGTAACTTGGACTAACAGGTTTTTCAAGCATATGCACCCCAATTTGAAGAAAAAATTCTGTTTTTCAATCTTTAACAATCGGACTTCTGTTTGTCCTAACTGTGGGGTTAAGAAGGTTTTTGAAGGGGCGCCTTTTGATACTCACGAGGTTTCTTCGGTTGCGCCTAATGGGAAGCGTTTTTGGACGGAGCTTATTGTTACTCCTATAAAGGATGCTGATGGTAATGTGGTTTCTGCGTTGGAGCTTGCAGTGAATGCGACTGAACGTAAATTGTTGGAGAACAAGTTGGCGGAGTATTCGCAAAAGCTAGAGCAGATTGTTGCTCAACGGACTTTGCAGCTAAAGAAAGCTCAAGAGCAGCTTGTGAAGTCTGAACGGTTAGCCGCTATTGGTGAACTCGCGGGCATGATAGGGCATGATTTGCGTAACCCGTTAACCAGCATAAAAGGCGCAACGTATTACCTGAACACGAAGCATGGGAAACATTTGGATGCTGCTAGCCAAGAAATGATGCGTACCATTGAGAAAAGCATTGAGTACAGCAACAAAATCGTTAACGACCTCTTAGATTACTCCAAAGAACTTAACGTGGAACTTACGCAAACAACTTCAAAACAGCTCCTGCAAACCGCCGTAAACCTGCTCAAAATTCCCCCTGACATCAACGTAATCGATAAAACACATGAAACCCCCGCATTCAAAGCAGACGTAAACAAACTCGTACGCGTCTTCATAAACCTCATCAAAAACGCCTTCGACGCCATGCCCTCCGGTGGAGCCCTCACCGTCACAAGCCGCGAATCAAAAAGCAAAGTAACAATTAGCTTCAAAGACACAGGCGAAGGCATGACCCCCGCAACCCTAAGCAAACTATGGACACCCCTATTCACCACCAAAGCAAAAGGCATGGGCTTTGGATTAGCCATATGCAAACGCATCGTAGAGTCGCACGGCGGAAAAATCACTGTCACAAGCAAAGTGGGCAAAGGAACAACCTTCACCATGACATTACCCATAAAGCCAAAGCTTGTTGCTGAATCCAAACCCGAAACCGTCAGCCTATCCATTGCAAACATGGACAACACAATGGTGCAACACACCTAA
- a CDS encoding SufD family Fe-S cluster assembly protein, whose product MSKKSELVDIPHQILEEAQKAGMESDEEKRSGTFYHVDQETIASKVNQLYEGKLEMMDIKDALKKYDWLEDYMWKIVSKDKDEYTRKVAEEYSGGYFMRIMPGAELTFPLQSCLMITQKNLEQRVHNIIIAEENSKSHLITSCLQHSGVTNASHIGVSEIYVKKGAMLNFTMIHQWSEETKVRPRSATEIEDNATFVSNYVCMRPVRDMQMYPVAYCKGVESRASFNSILYGQKNSNLDVGSKAVLAGRGSKAEMVSRAIAREGSNMAIRGLIEGDNTECKGHLECQGLLMDDISVLQSIPELIAKKKGVEITHEAAVGKISEKEITYLMTRKLTHDEAVSLIIRGFMDAGILGLPEQLNAEIKNIIDASTQGS is encoded by the coding sequence GTGAGCAAAAAGAGTGAACTTGTAGATATTCCACATCAGATTCTTGAAGAAGCCCAAAAAGCAGGAATGGAATCTGACGAAGAGAAACGTTCAGGCACCTTCTACCATGTAGACCAAGAAACCATAGCATCCAAAGTGAACCAGCTCTACGAGGGCAAACTGGAAATGATGGACATAAAAGATGCCCTAAAAAAGTACGACTGGCTCGAAGATTACATGTGGAAAATCGTCTCCAAAGACAAAGACGAGTACACCCGCAAAGTAGCAGAGGAATACAGCGGCGGCTACTTCATGCGCATCATGCCCGGCGCAGAATTAACTTTCCCACTACAGTCATGCCTTATGATTACACAAAAAAACTTGGAGCAACGCGTGCACAACATCATCATAGCCGAAGAAAACTCCAAATCCCACCTAATCACCAGCTGCCTGCAACACTCAGGAGTAACAAACGCCTCCCACATAGGCGTTAGCGAAATCTACGTCAAAAAAGGTGCCATGCTAAACTTCACCATGATCCACCAGTGGAGCGAAGAAACCAAAGTGCGTCCCCGAAGCGCCACAGAAATCGAAGACAACGCCACATTCGTCTCAAACTACGTATGCATGCGCCCCGTACGTGACATGCAAATGTACCCCGTAGCTTACTGCAAAGGAGTCGAATCCCGCGCAAGCTTCAACAGCATCCTGTACGGACAGAAAAACAGCAATTTAGACGTGGGTTCAAAAGCGGTTTTAGCGGGCAGGGGCAGCAAAGCAGAGATGGTAAGCCGCGCCATAGCACGTGAAGGCTCCAACATGGCAATACGCGGACTCATCGAAGGCGACAACACCGAATGCAAAGGACACCTAGAATGCCAAGGACTACTCATGGACGACATATCAGTACTACAATCCATCCCCGAGTTAATCGCCAAGAAAAAAGGCGTAGAAATCACCCATGAAGCCGCCGTAGGCAAAATCAGCGAAAAAGAAATCACCTACCTAATGACCCGAAAACTAACACACGACGAAGCAGTCTCCCTAATCATTCGAGGATTCATGGACGCAGGCATACTAGGCTTACCTGAACAGCTAAACGCAGAAATCAAAAACATCATCGACGCCTCCACCCAAGGAAGCTAA
- the sufC gene encoding Fe-S cluster assembly ATPase SufC yields MDILDVKDLSVKVEDKLILKNVSFSLKKGVSHILFGPNGSGKTTLISTLMGLPGYEVVSGKISFMGQDITNATVDERAKLGMVVSFQNPPEIAGIKLGDLLKLCVGKTAADEFSEEEKKQIENFRLTRFLDRDINVGFSGGERKRSEILQLIFLKPKLLLLDEPDSGVDVESLSLIADQIQNYVASTGGSALVITHKGDILEHVKAEYGCILLSGQFHCFTAPREIYKDIKKMGYEECVACRRRKSEGWESEQKE; encoded by the coding sequence ATGGATATCCTTGATGTTAAAGACTTGTCGGTGAAAGTCGAAGACAAGCTTATCCTGAAAAATGTTTCTTTCAGCCTCAAAAAAGGCGTTAGTCACATACTTTTTGGGCCAAACGGTTCAGGAAAAACTACGCTCATAAGTACGCTTATGGGTCTTCCTGGGTACGAAGTTGTTTCAGGAAAAATCTCTTTCATGGGACAAGACATAACCAACGCGACCGTGGATGAACGTGCTAAACTGGGCATGGTGGTTAGCTTCCAAAATCCCCCCGAAATAGCAGGTATAAAACTGGGTGATTTGCTTAAACTGTGCGTGGGCAAGACAGCCGCTGACGAGTTTAGCGAAGAAGAGAAAAAACAAATCGAAAACTTTAGGCTAACAAGGTTTTTGGACCGCGATATTAACGTAGGTTTTTCAGGTGGCGAAAGAAAACGCAGCGAAATTCTCCAGCTTATCTTCCTCAAGCCAAAGCTTTTGCTTCTTGATGAACCTGACAGCGGAGTAGACGTAGAAAGCTTAAGCCTCATAGCAGACCAAATCCAAAACTACGTGGCAAGCACCGGCGGCAGCGCCCTAGTCATCACGCATAAAGGCGACATTTTAGAGCACGTAAAAGCAGAATACGGCTGCATACTTCTAAGCGGACAATTCCACTGCTTCACAGCCCCAAGAGAAATCTATAAAGACATTAAAAAAATGGGTTACGAAGAATGCGTAGCTTGCAGAAGAAGAAAATCCGAGGGATGGGAAAGTGAGCAAAAAGAGTGA
- the ablA gene encoding lysine 2,3-aminomutase: MTTTKKTETLPVTQESFAQNAHKNVTPSNWHDYKWQLANSIRTITAFEKLTGITFTKKERKELEKTIEKFPMSITPYYASLIEKENYQNDPIFKQSFPSPSELIISRYDMSDPLHEDKDSPVKGITHRYPDRVLFLVSNRCSMYCRHCTRKRKVGDSDYIPSKEQILEGINYIKNNRQVRDVLLSGGDPFMLPDDYLDWVLTELRKIPHVEIIRIGSRMPVVLPYRITDDLVNMLKKHHPIWLNTHFNHPRELTRSAKAAVRKLADAGIPLGNQSVLLAGVNDCPRIMKKLNHKLVQNRVRPYYLFQCDLSEGLSHFRTPIGKGIEIIESLVGHTSGFAVPTYVVDAPGGGGKIPVMPNYLISWSTNKVVLRNYEGVITTYKEPDSYEPIFCDRNCDDCALQLKLDEADETKAIGVERLLTDADDQIALVPQENMRISRRSKKRKPKSADDAKQ; this comes from the coding sequence GTGACTACTACTAAAAAAACTGAAACACTTCCTGTAACTCAAGAATCATTTGCACAAAACGCCCACAAAAACGTTACCCCCAGTAACTGGCACGATTACAAGTGGCAGCTGGCTAATTCCATACGAACTATCACTGCTTTTGAAAAACTCACCGGGATTACTTTTACCAAAAAAGAACGCAAGGAACTTGAAAAAACCATTGAAAAGTTTCCGATGAGCATAACACCTTATTATGCGTCGTTGATTGAAAAAGAAAACTATCAGAATGACCCTATTTTTAAGCAGTCTTTCCCCAGCCCTTCTGAGTTGATAATTTCGCGGTATGACATGTCTGATCCGTTGCATGAAGACAAAGACAGCCCCGTAAAAGGCATAACCCACCGTTACCCCGACAGAGTACTGTTTTTGGTCAGCAACCGCTGCTCCATGTACTGCCGCCACTGCACCCGCAAACGCAAAGTCGGCGACTCCGACTACATCCCCTCCAAAGAGCAAATCCTAGAAGGAATCAACTACATTAAAAACAACCGTCAAGTCCGCGACGTACTGCTCTCAGGCGGCGACCCCTTCATGCTCCCCGACGACTACCTAGACTGGGTCTTAACCGAACTACGCAAAATCCCCCACGTAGAAATAATACGCATCGGCTCACGCATGCCCGTGGTTTTGCCCTACCGCATAACCGACGACCTGGTGAACATGCTCAAAAAACATCACCCCATCTGGCTAAACACCCACTTCAACCACCCCCGAGAACTTACGCGCTCTGCAAAAGCCGCCGTTCGCAAACTAGCCGACGCTGGTATTCCCTTGGGAAACCAGTCCGTGCTGCTTGCAGGCGTCAACGACTGCCCCCGTATCATGAAAAAACTCAACCACAAGCTTGTACAAAACCGTGTGCGCCCCTACTACCTGTTCCAATGCGACCTATCCGAAGGGTTATCTCATTTCCGCACCCCCATCGGCAAAGGCATAGAAATCATCGAAAGCCTCGTAGGTCACACCAGCGGCTTTGCAGTCCCAACATATGTAGTAGACGCCCCTGGAGGCGGAGGAAAAATCCCCGTCATGCCCAACTACCTTATCTCATGGTCAACCAACAAGGTCGTACTGCGCAACTACGAAGGTGTCATAACTACGTATAAGGAGCCTGATAGTTATGAGCCGATTTTCTGTGACCGTAACTGTGACGACTGTGCTTTGCAGTTAAAGCTTGACGAAGCCGACGAGACAAAAGCTATCGGTGTAGAACGGTTGCTAACCGACGCTGACGACCAAATCGCGCTGGTTCCCCAAGAAAACATGCGTATCAGCCGCCGAAGCAAAAAACGCAAACCCAAAAGTGCAGACGATGCCAAACAGTAA
- the ectA gene encoding diaminobutyrate acetyltransferase, with product MPNSNSPPFNIRNVKIADIKHVYPLLTANQPYVGLNSRYTYFLLAKDFSSTCVVAEHQGKIVAFSSGYVPPQRPDTFFSWEAVVHQHYRGHALQKRMLLHQINAANVQYFEGTVNPSNDASRKSFQGLAKQLHARCEETLLFSEEDFGNDGHEAEYLLRIGPIAPEEIKKQLLRFNCGFNVGTK from the coding sequence ATGCCAAACAGTAACTCCCCCCCTTTTAATATCCGCAACGTCAAAATCGCAGACATAAAACACGTCTATCCCCTTTTAACCGCCAACCAGCCCTACGTGGGCTTGAACTCGCGTTACACCTATTTCCTGTTAGCCAAAGACTTCTCAAGCACCTGCGTCGTAGCCGAACACCAAGGCAAAATCGTCGCTTTCAGCTCAGGATACGTCCCCCCACAACGGCCTGACACTTTTTTTAGCTGGGAAGCCGTCGTGCACCAACACTACCGCGGGCACGCCCTGCAAAAACGCATGCTGCTACATCAAATCAACGCCGCAAACGTCCAATATTTCGAGGGCACCGTAAACCCCTCCAACGACGCCTCCAGAAAAAGCTTCCAAGGCCTAGCCAAGCAGTTACATGCCCGCTGCGAAGAAACTTTGCTGTTTAGCGAAGAAGACTTTGGCAACGACGGACACGAAGCCGAGTACCTACTGCGAATCGGACCCATAGCCCCAGAAGAAATCAAAAAACAGCTGTTGCGGTTCAATTGTGGTTTTAATGTTGGTACAAAATAG
- a CDS encoding DUF996 domain-containing protein — protein sequence MTIEANRTLGVVSAILIICSSIAVYISTIQVFYPTSTFIGIGASFGVVGFVGIILLFVTMYGLSKDYREPAIFNHMLYGFLTSIVASVISVGVTFAAVLANLEGIIQGINYAHTQPIAVPELFEAVMGYIPYAFIVAAIATLIQMLFYNKAFSALADKSRVPKFGTVGKILIVSGVVNIVFGVFAALLVFTGLAPAMTVLFLPSVGGAVQIIAWIAATQAYLAMKPSIQLEQ from the coding sequence TTGACTATCGAGGCAAACAGGACACTGGGCGTTGTAAGCGCAATACTAATCATTTGCAGTTCAATTGCAGTATACATAAGCACAATACAAGTTTTTTATCCAACTTCAACGTTCATTGGAATCGGAGCCAGTTTTGGCGTAGTGGGCTTTGTAGGCATCATCTTGCTTTTTGTTACTATGTACGGTTTGAGCAAAGACTACCGCGAACCCGCAATCTTCAACCACATGCTTTATGGCTTCTTGACCAGCATAGTAGCCAGCGTAATCAGTGTAGGCGTAACATTTGCCGCGGTTTTAGCGAATTTGGAGGGAATTATCCAAGGCATAAACTATGCACACACGCAACCTATTGCTGTGCCTGAATTGTTTGAAGCAGTTATGGGTTACATACCGTACGCGTTCATAGTCGCAGCTATAGCCACTTTGATTCAAATGCTGTTTTACAACAAAGCGTTCAGTGCTCTTGCAGACAAATCTCGTGTGCCAAAATTTGGCACCGTTGGGAAGATACTAATAGTAAGTGGTGTGGTGAACATCGTCTTTGGGGTATTTGCGGCGTTGTTGGTTTTCACTGGCTTGGCGCCAGCGATGACTGTTTTGTTTTTGCCAAGTGTGGGAGGTGCGGTGCAAATTATTGCTTGGATAGCAGCAACGCAAGCATACTTAGCTATGAAACCATCAATTCAATTGGAGCAATAA
- a CDS encoding MBL fold metallo-hydrolase: MTHTIKAITFGGVNCYLIKNNEDFVLIDTGFSKRRSDIEQQLETAGCTPGKLQLIVLTHGDFDHSGNAAYFREKYQTKIAMHRNDIGMVEKGDLFYNRDISALMRFFGKILVVFLRTRLNKPDRFTPDLCFEDNYNISNFGLNAQILHLPGHSKGSIGILTPQGDLFCGDLIENKSQPEKNTIMDDDQAFEQSIEKLKQLKVNTVYPGHGEPFQIQEFLKNHKTTI, from the coding sequence ATGACTCACACGATAAAAGCAATAACCTTTGGCGGTGTAAACTGCTACCTAATCAAAAACAACGAAGACTTCGTACTAATTGACACGGGATTCTCTAAACGCCGCAGCGACATAGAACAACAACTCGAAACCGCAGGCTGCACACCAGGAAAACTACAGCTAATCGTCTTGACACATGGAGATTTTGACCATAGCGGAAACGCCGCCTACTTTCGCGAGAAATACCAAACAAAAATTGCCATGCACCGCAACGACATAGGCATGGTCGAAAAAGGCGACTTATTCTATAACCGCGACATCTCAGCGTTGATGCGTTTCTTTGGCAAAATTCTCGTCGTTTTCCTACGCACCCGCCTAAACAAACCTGACCGATTCACCCCCGACCTATGCTTCGAAGACAACTACAACATATCCAATTTTGGACTCAACGCCCAAATCCTGCATCTGCCAGGGCACTCCAAAGGCTCCATAGGCATCCTAACCCCCCAAGGTGACCTATTCTGCGGCGACCTAATAGAAAACAAAAGCCAACCCGAGAAAAACACGATAATGGACGACGACCAAGCATTCGAACAAAGCATCGAAAAACTCAAGCAACTCAAAGTAAACACCGTTTACCCCGGACACGGAGAACCGTTCCAGATACAAGAATTCCTAAAAAACCACAAAACAACAATCTAA
- the arsM gene encoding arsenite methyltransferase, translating into MQDKEVKKTVRRAYSKIAKTGSCCSCSCQGGESQAKKISKSIGYSDEEMDLVPEANLGLGCGNPTALANLKEGDVVLDLGSGAGFDSFLASKKVGKTGKVIGVDMTEEMIDKARILARANDYTNVTFRLGDIEKLPVEDESVDVVISNCVINLAPDKLKVFQEAYRVLKRGGNMYVSDIVLLDELTQEQKNDENLLCGCVAGALQKQDYLNKIKQAGFTTKILHEDTQISKTQYNNIPLESIKIQATK; encoded by the coding sequence ATGCAGGATAAAGAGGTAAAGAAGACCGTTCGAAGGGCTTATTCTAAGATAGCGAAAACAGGTTCTTGTTGTTCGTGTAGCTGCCAAGGGGGGGAGTCTCAGGCAAAAAAGATTTCCAAAAGCATCGGGTACTCGGATGAAGAGATGGATTTGGTTCCAGAGGCAAATTTGGGTTTGGGATGCGGCAACCCAACTGCTTTAGCAAACCTCAAAGAGGGTGATGTGGTTTTGGATTTGGGAAGCGGCGCGGGCTTTGACAGTTTCTTGGCATCCAAGAAAGTAGGCAAAACAGGCAAAGTCATCGGAGTGGACATGACTGAGGAGATGATTGACAAAGCACGGATTTTGGCGCGTGCTAACGATTACACGAACGTTACGTTTAGGCTTGGCGACATCGAAAAGCTGCCCGTGGAGGACGAATCCGTCGACGTAGTCATAAGCAACTGCGTAATCAACCTTGCACCCGACAAACTCAAAGTCTTCCAAGAAGCCTACCGCGTCCTCAAAAGAGGCGGAAACATGTACGTCTCAGACATCGTCCTACTAGACGAACTCACACAAGAACAAAAAAACGACGAAAACCTCCTATGCGGATGCGTCGCAGGCGCCCTACAAAAACAAGACTACCTAAACAAAATCAAACAAGCAGGCTTCACCACAAAAATCCTACACGAAGACACCCAAATCAGCAAAACCCAATACAACAACATACCACTCGAAAGCATCAAAATCCAAGCCACAAAATAA
- a CDS encoding helix-turn-helix domain-containing protein, translated as MNKPNRGIVAPEVLVLFRLSRGAKSRKRILKSLVCTPKNCSQIAKDVGLDWWTVQKHLRYLLKENIVKSLSFGNSKFYQLTQKGVDASAVVLSEDTDNVSVASDNFEYESSEASA; from the coding sequence GTGAATAAGCCTAACCGCGGAATTGTTGCTCCTGAAGTTTTAGTTCTGTTTAGACTTTCCAGAGGGGCTAAGTCACGGAAAAGAATTCTGAAATCTTTGGTTTGCACGCCAAAAAACTGCAGTCAAATAGCTAAAGATGTGGGTCTAGACTGGTGGACAGTTCAAAAACACTTGCGTTATCTCTTGAAAGAGAACATAGTTAAAAGCTTGAGTTTTGGTAATTCAAAGTTTTATCAACTTACACAGAAAGGCGTAGATGCTAGCGCGGTTGTTTTGTCCGAGGATACAGATAACGTTAGCGTTGCAAGCGATAATTTTGAGTATGAATCATCAGAGGCTAGTGCGTAA
- a CDS encoding ABC transporter substrate-binding protein has product MIYLGLDDTDSLNSRGTGRLARDVATAIAQDYPVFGVTRHQLLVHPDIPFTSHNSCAVIHIDAPKTAADPIFETAKKLLLSDFIEGSDPGLAIADGSQIAPAVVAFGQDAKTSITNQERAKSVARHSKIRLEGLGGTCGGIIGAVAGLGLASLGNDGRFLLKGKNRELTGVRSVQEVLSAGIDQVVKANGETVTSGQITVLKNATPSFLQGRVVLFVEECDNCLVAVKRA; this is encoded by the coding sequence ATGATTTACTTGGGCTTGGATGACACCGACAGCTTGAATTCTCGTGGAACTGGCAGGTTAGCCAGAGACGTCGCCACAGCCATAGCTCAAGACTACCCCGTATTTGGCGTTACCCGACATCAACTGCTCGTGCACCCTGACATACCCTTCACCTCACACAACAGCTGCGCCGTCATCCACATAGACGCACCAAAAACCGCCGCCGACCCCATATTCGAAACCGCCAAGAAGCTGCTGCTTAGCGATTTCATAGAGGGCAGCGACCCAGGATTAGCCATAGCGGACGGCAGCCAGATTGCGCCTGCAGTGGTTGCGTTTGGTCAAGACGCCAAAACATCCATCACCAATCAGGAACGCGCAAAAAGCGTGGCACGACACAGCAAAATACGGTTGGAAGGCTTGGGTGGAACCTGCGGAGGCATAATTGGTGCGGTTGCAGGTTTAGGCCTTGCTTCTTTGGGTAACGACGGCAGGTTTTTGCTAAAAGGCAAGAACCGCGAGTTGACAGGTGTTCGTTCCGTGCAAGAAGTACTGAGCGCGGGCATCGACCAAGTTGTCAAAGCAAACGGCGAAACCGTAACGTCGGGACAAATCACGGTTCTAAAAAACGCTACACCGTCGTTTCTGCAAGGTCGCGTGGTGCTCTTTGTAGAAGAATGCGATAACTGCCTAGTTGCAGTGAAGAGGGCTTAA